Genomic DNA from Selenomonas sp. oral taxon 126:
CGCAGGGGCATATTCTCATTCGGCGTGCTCTGATGCTCGAGAAAAATGAGATAGCGCCCCGCCAGCAGGAACGAAACATCGTTCTTGATCTGCGACAGGAACGTCCCCTCAAGCGTCACAATCTCCAGCCTCTCCTCTGCCGCATATGCCTTTCCCNNNNNNNNNNNNNNNNNNNNNNNNNNNNNNNNNNNNNNNNNNNNNNNNNNNNNNNNNNNNNNNNNNNNNNNNNNNNNNNNNNNNNNNNNNNNNNNNNNNNNNNNNNNNNNNNNNNNNNNNNNNNNNNNNNNNNNNNNNNNNNNNNNNNNNNNNNNNNNNNNNNNNNNNNNNNNNNNNNNNNNNNNNNNNNNNNNNNNNNNNNNNNNNNNNNNNNNNNNNNNNNAGAACACATGAAACTCAGGCACCGGCAACGTAATTCTCTGATTCATATAAATCTGCTTCGAATCAATCGTCTTGCGCAGCTGCTCACAGACATAGTAGAGGCAGCGCAGGGGCATATTCTCATTCGGCGTGCTCTGATGCTCGAGAAAAATGAGATAGCGCCCCGCCAGCAGGAACGAAACATCGTTCTTGATCTGCGACAGGAACGTCCCCTCAAGCGTCACAATCTCCAGCCTCTCCTCTGCCGCATATGCCTTTCCATGCAGAGCGCCCGCAAGTTCCCTCAGCCGCATTTCATCATTGAAATACATACGAAACAGCGAATCCTGATACTGTCGTCCTTTTCCCATCGGATCACCCGCCTTAAGGAAGCACTAATAAATTCAACACCGTCATCTTAGCGCATCTTTTTGCCCGCTCAATGCCTACGAATCCTCCACATAGTCTCTGCTATGCGTCCTTTTTGCCTCCTCAATCGGACAAAAATCCACGCCAAGCCGACAGACTTCATTTCATCAGCGATTCCCTAGAGCAAGCTGTGCATGCGTCCAATCTCACGAATTTTTTCGACCGACATCTCCGACACACGCGAAATCATTTCAAGCGGCAGCTTCTCCTTCAGCATTCCAAGGACAGCGAAAACACGCCCCTGCTCAAGACCTTGCTCGCGACCGCGCTCGAGCCCCTGCTCAAGCCCTTGCTCGCGACCGCGCTCAAGCCCCTCCTCAAATTTTGCCTCTTCAAAAAGTTTCTGATTCCATTCAAAAGCCACCATGTCAATCACCTCACGCTCATGCTCTATCAAGAAATCTTTCATCACATCGTGTTCGATACAATACCGAACCGCTTCACGAATGGCGGCTTCCCGCTCCATTCCACGCGCCATATTCACCTTCACATATTGGATAAACATCGCGTAGTCACGCATTGCGGCGCTCCTGCCAAGCAGAAGTTTTGCCTCATCATAGGCGACGTTATGCACGCACACCTTTAGCTCGAGGTTGACCGCATTGCTCGCCTCCGCATATGCATCCGAAAGTTTCATCTCGTATTCTTCAGGCGTATTCACCCCGCCCGTATAGAACACATGAAACTCAGGCACCGGCAACGTAATTCTCTGATTCATATAAATCTGCTTCGAATCAATCGTCTTGCGCAGCTGCTCACAGACATAGTAGAGGCAGCGCAGGGGCATATTCTCATTCGGCGTGCTCTGATGCTCGAGAAAAATGAGATAGCGCCCCGCCAGCAGGAACGAAACATCGTTCTTGATCTGCGACAGGAACGTCCCNNNNNNNNNNNNNNNNNNNNNNNNNNNNNNNNNNNNNNNNNNNNNNNNNNNNNNNNNNNNNNNNNNNNNNNNNNNNNNNNNNNNNNNNNNNNNNNNNNNNNNNNNNNNNNNNNNNNNNNNNNNNNNNNNNNNNNNNNNNNNNNNNNNNNNNNNNNNNNNNNNNNNNNNNNNNNNNNNNNNNNNNNNNNNNNNNNNNNNNNNNNNNNNNNNNNNNNNNNNNNNNNNNNNNNNNNNNNNNNNNNNNNNNNNNNNNNNNNNNNNNNNNNNNNNNNNNNNNNNNNNNNNNNNNNNNNNNNNNNNNNNNNNNNNNNNNNNNNNNNNNNNNNNNNNNNNNNNNNNNNNNNNNNNNNNNNNNNNNNNNNNNNNNNNNNNNNNNNNNNNNNNNNNNNNNNNNNNNNNNNNNNNNNNNNNNNNNNNNNNNNNNNNNNNNNNNNNNNNNNNNNNNNNNNNNNNNNNNNNNNNNNNNNNNNNNNNNNNNNNNNNNNNNNNNNNNNNNNNNNNNNNNNNNNNNNNNNNNNNNNNNNNNNNNNNNGCATTGCGGCGCTCCTGCCAAGCAGAAGTTTTGCCTCATCATAGGCGACGTTATGCACGCACACCTTTAGCTCGAGGTTGACCGCATTGCTCGCCTCCGCATATGCATCCGAAAGTTTCATCTCGTATTCTTCAGGCGTATTCACCCCGCCCGTATAGAACACATGAAACTCAGGCACCGGCAACGTAATTCTCTGATTCATATAAATCTGCTTCGAATCAATCGTCTTGCGCAGCTGCTCACAGACATAATAGAGGCAACGCAGGGACATATTCTCATTCGGCGTGCTCTGATGCTCGAGAAAAATGAGATAACGCCCCGCCAGCAGGAACGAAACATCGTTCTTGATCTGCGA
This window encodes:
- a CDS encoding transposase, with product GTFLSQIKNDVSFLLAGRYLIFLEHQSTPNENMPLRCLYYVCEQLRKTIDSKQIYMNQRITLPVPEFHVFYTGGVNTPEEYEMKLSDAYAEASNAVNLELKVCVHNVAYDEAKLLLGRSAAMRDYAMFIQYVKVNMARGMEREAAIREAVRYCIEHDVMKDFLIEHEREVIDMVAFEWNQKLFEEAKFEEGLERGREQGLEQGLERGREQGLEQGRVFAVLGMLKEKLPLEMISRVSEMSVEKIREIGRMHSLL